The following are encoded together in the Misgurnus anguillicaudatus chromosome 14, ASM2758022v2, whole genome shotgun sequence genome:
- the map1lc3c gene encoding microtubule-associated proteins 1A/1B light chain 3C: protein MPPFEKTQHPKPFKQRKSLATRKQEVAGIRTKFPTKIPVIIERYQREKYLPPLDKTKFLVPQELTMTQFVTIIRNRMTLMPSHAFYLLINNSGIASMSLTMAQLYKDYKDEDGFLYMTYASQEMFGHCENMMHNYT, encoded by the exons ATGCCTCCATTTGAGAAAACACAACACCCCAAACCTTTCAAACAGAGAAAGAGTTTAG CCACTAGAAAACAAGAGGTGGCGGGAATCCGAACTAAGTTTCCTACCAAGATTCCG GTGATTATTGAGCGATATCAAAGAGAAAAGTACCTACCGCCCCTCGACAAGACGAAGTTTCTCGTTCCTCAAGAGCTCACAATGACCCAGTTCGTTACAATCATCAG gaatcgAATGACTCTGATGCCCAGTCATGCCTTTTATCTGCTCATTAATAACTCTGGCATTGCCAGCATGTCTCTGACCATGGCCCAGCTCTATAAGGACTATAAAGATGAGGATGGGTTTCTTTACATGACATACGCCTCACAGGAGATGTTTGGACACTGTGAAAATATGATGCATAACTATACGTGA